From Microbacterium pseudoresistens, the proteins below share one genomic window:
- the smc gene encoding chromosome segregation protein SMC — protein sequence MHLKSLTLKGFKSFAQPTAFAFEPGVTCIVGPNGSGKSNVVDGLAWVMGEQGAKTLRGGKMEDVIFAGTSTRGPLGRAEVQLTIDNADGALPIEYAEVTISRTLFRNGSSEYAINGENCRLLDVQELLSDSGLGREMHVIVGQGRLDTVLQASPEDRRGFIEEAAGILKHRRRKEKTLRKLDAMESNLTRLSDLAGEIRRQLKPLGKQAEIAREAQTIAAVVRDAKARLFADDVVALRAALADHTRNERERHTERIVLSEQADQIRAEIARLEDAQNSAAVDEARRVAFGLEQVQERMRGLYTLANQRLALLGTDEDDAASAVTVTQGIIDEARAESDGIAAGIGAAQDAAEEAARDVMRARAELDALDVDIAEQSALVSAHDMRLTTLRGQADAAASALAAVRGAVLRQQNALDAAHARRREAAEAREQIEEGEAPQGTAAEHTEAYERAQAGATAAESALEALREKLHAVEREAEALTAKAAALSSAIAVSGGAAEIAAGGGSGIRGLVGDAVQVKAGFEAAIAAVLGPLAEGVLVDDVAAAFAVAGAHDDVGTYDIVIAESEAGIASAIADLDVPGATPAIDVVTAPAGVIGVLAHVLVVDNLDGARRARAAAGALDGPMPTIVTRAGDVLAAHTLRTGSGGERSRLELVAERDAAVERRDALRLDVERMRAEREDAVEGVERARLAAREALRTLREHDAALAAHTEQVNRVTLGHESAIAECERLEAGLAQSQAAVAEAEAKAEAARAELDETLELPRPILDASARDGLLDALEAAREAEVDARLGVETLRERVRAAQSRVASLERQREKEKDAAAEAARRAIIRRAQREAAGAVAEELPRVLDSIAGSVTEARVVLTDAEAARTAQNEELTALRGKESSIRERLAGLTESVHGLELQIHEKKLHLTSLLERVSSELALDEDILVSEYGPDQLVPRDPAIDADREESVAEDSVAEESGEDSAQDDASDDEVVAGIPYDRRIQERRLREAERKLAQLGRVNPLALEEFAALEQRHAFLTEQLADLTKTRQDLLTIIADLDERMQTIFADAFEDTKQAFSEVFPLLFPGGAGSISLTDPDDLLNTGIEVAVRPVGKKIERLSLLSGGERSLAAVALLVAIFKARPSPFYILDEVEAALDDANLGRLLTVFEQLRESSQLLIITHQKRTMEIADALYGVSMRQDGVSAVVGQRVGDRASRDAARADGDAA from the coding sequence ATGCACCTGAAGAGCCTGACCCTCAAGGGGTTCAAGTCGTTCGCGCAGCCCACCGCTTTCGCGTTCGAGCCCGGCGTGACTTGCATCGTCGGCCCGAACGGCTCGGGCAAGTCCAACGTCGTCGACGGCCTGGCCTGGGTGATGGGCGAGCAGGGGGCGAAGACCCTTCGCGGCGGGAAGATGGAAGACGTCATCTTCGCCGGCACGTCGACGCGCGGCCCGCTCGGTCGTGCTGAGGTGCAACTGACGATCGACAATGCCGACGGCGCACTGCCGATCGAATACGCCGAGGTGACGATCAGCCGCACGCTGTTCCGCAACGGTTCCAGCGAGTACGCCATCAATGGCGAGAACTGCCGGCTGCTCGACGTGCAGGAGCTGCTGAGCGATTCGGGGCTCGGCCGCGAGATGCATGTGATCGTCGGTCAGGGCCGGCTCGACACGGTGCTGCAGGCCTCGCCCGAAGACCGCCGCGGGTTCATCGAAGAGGCCGCCGGCATCCTCAAGCATCGCCGCCGCAAGGAGAAGACCCTTCGCAAGCTCGACGCGATGGAGAGCAACCTCACCCGGCTCAGCGACCTCGCCGGTGAGATCCGCCGGCAGCTGAAGCCGCTCGGCAAGCAGGCCGAGATCGCGCGCGAGGCGCAGACCATCGCCGCCGTGGTGCGGGATGCGAAAGCCCGGCTCTTCGCCGACGACGTCGTGGCGCTCCGCGCCGCGCTGGCCGACCACACGCGCAACGAACGCGAACGCCACACCGAACGGATCGTGCTCAGCGAACAGGCCGATCAGATCCGCGCCGAGATCGCGCGACTCGAGGATGCGCAGAACTCCGCCGCCGTCGACGAGGCACGCCGCGTCGCCTTCGGGCTCGAGCAGGTGCAGGAGCGGATGCGCGGGCTCTACACGCTGGCGAACCAGCGTCTCGCGCTGCTGGGCACCGACGAGGACGATGCCGCCTCCGCGGTGACCGTCACCCAGGGCATCATCGATGAGGCCCGCGCGGAGTCGGACGGCATCGCCGCAGGTATCGGCGCCGCGCAGGACGCCGCCGAGGAGGCCGCGCGCGACGTGATGCGCGCGCGAGCCGAACTCGACGCGCTCGACGTCGACATCGCCGAGCAGAGCGCGCTCGTCTCGGCTCACGACATGCGACTGACCACGCTGCGCGGCCAGGCCGATGCCGCGGCGTCGGCGCTCGCCGCCGTGCGCGGTGCGGTGCTGCGGCAGCAGAACGCACTCGACGCGGCGCATGCACGACGCCGCGAGGCCGCCGAGGCGCGCGAGCAGATCGAAGAGGGCGAGGCGCCGCAAGGCACCGCGGCAGAGCACACCGAGGCGTACGAGCGCGCGCAGGCCGGGGCGACGGCCGCGGAGAGCGCGCTGGAGGCGCTGCGCGAGAAGCTGCACGCCGTGGAGCGAGAGGCCGAGGCGCTGACGGCGAAGGCCGCAGCGCTCAGCAGCGCCATCGCCGTGAGCGGGGGAGCGGCCGAGATCGCGGCAGGAGGCGGTTCCGGCATCCGGGGGCTCGTCGGCGATGCCGTGCAGGTGAAGGCCGGCTTCGAGGCCGCCATTGCCGCCGTGCTCGGCCCTCTCGCCGAGGGTGTTCTCGTCGACGATGTCGCCGCGGCCTTCGCCGTGGCCGGAGCCCATGACGACGTCGGCACCTATGACATCGTCATCGCCGAGTCGGAGGCGGGCATCGCGTCCGCGATCGCCGACCTCGACGTTCCCGGTGCGACTCCCGCCATCGACGTCGTCACCGCCCCGGCCGGGGTCATCGGGGTGCTCGCGCACGTGCTCGTCGTCGACAACCTCGACGGTGCGCGGCGCGCCCGTGCCGCCGCCGGCGCCCTGGACGGGCCGATGCCGACGATCGTCACCCGTGCGGGCGATGTGCTCGCGGCGCACACCCTGCGCACGGGTTCCGGGGGAGAGCGCTCCCGCCTGGAGCTCGTCGCCGAGCGCGACGCCGCGGTGGAGCGTCGAGATGCCCTTCGGCTCGACGTCGAGCGGATGCGCGCTGAGCGCGAGGACGCCGTCGAGGGCGTGGAGAGGGCCAGGCTCGCCGCCCGGGAAGCGCTGCGCACGCTGCGCGAACACGACGCCGCCTTGGCCGCGCACACCGAGCAGGTGAACCGGGTCACTCTGGGTCACGAGTCTGCGATCGCCGAGTGCGAGCGGCTCGAAGCGGGCCTGGCGCAGTCCCAGGCCGCCGTCGCCGAAGCCGAGGCGAAGGCGGAGGCGGCCAGAGCCGAACTCGATGAGACTTTGGAGCTGCCGCGGCCGATCCTCGACGCCTCCGCGCGCGACGGGCTCCTGGACGCGCTGGAGGCCGCGCGGGAGGCCGAGGTCGACGCTCGTCTGGGCGTGGAGACGCTGCGGGAGCGCGTGCGGGCCGCGCAATCGCGTGTGGCGAGCCTGGAGCGACAACGCGAGAAGGAGAAGGACGCCGCGGCCGAAGCGGCTCGCCGCGCCATCATCCGTCGTGCGCAGCGCGAAGCGGCAGGGGCCGTGGCGGAAGAGCTGCCCCGCGTGCTCGACTCGATCGCCGGTTCGGTGACCGAGGCGCGTGTGGTGCTCACGGATGCGGAAGCCGCGCGGACCGCGCAGAACGAGGAGCTCACGGCACTGCGCGGCAAGGAGAGCTCGATCCGTGAAAGGCTGGCCGGTCTCACCGAGAGCGTGCACGGGCTGGAGCTGCAGATCCACGAGAAGAAGCTGCATCTGACGAGCCTGCTCGAACGGGTGAGCTCGGAGCTTGCGCTCGACGAAGACATTCTCGTTTCGGAATATGGTCCCGATCAGCTCGTTCCGCGTGATCCGGCGATTGATGCCGATCGTGAGGAGTCCGTGGCCGAGGATTCCGTGGCCGAGGAGTCCGGAGAGGATTCCGCCCAGGACGACGCCTCGGACGACGAGGTCGTCGCGGGCATCCCGTACGACCGGCGCATCCAGGAGCGGCGCTTGCGAGAGGCCGAGCGCAAGCTCGCCCAGCTCGGCCGCGTCAACCCGCTGGCTCTGGAGGAGTTTGCGGCGCTCGAACAGCGGCACGCGTTCCTCACGGAACAATTGGCCGACCTCACCAAGACCCGGCAGGATCTGCTGACGATCATCGCCGATCTCGACGAGCGGATGCAGACGATCTTCGCCGACGCCTTCGAAGATACGAAGCAGGCCTTCTCCGAGGTGTTCCCGCTGCTGTTCCCCGGTGGCGCGGGCAGCATCTCGCTCACCGACCCCGACGACCTCCTCAACACGGGTATCGAGGTCGCGGTGCGGCCCGTGGGCAAGAAGATCGAACGGCTCTCGCTCCTGTCCGGAGGGGAGCGCTCGCTGGCGGCGGTGGCGCTGCTCGTGGCGATCTTCAAGGCCAGGCCCAGCCCGTTCTACATCCTCGACGAGGTCGAAGCGGCACTCGACGACGCGAACCTCGGTCGTCTGCTGACCGTGTTCGAGCAACTCCGTGAGAGTAGCCAGCTGCTGATCATCACGCATCAGAAGCGCACGATGGAGATCGCCGACGCCCTCTACGGCGTCTCGATGCGCCAGGACGGCGTCTCCGCCGTGGTGGGCCAGCGCGTCGGAGACCGCGCTTCCCGCGACGCCGCGCGTGCCGACGGCGACGCGGCCTGA
- the ftsY gene encoding signal recognition particle-docking protein FtsY encodes MAEKSWSLTRALRGMFVKPTIDETTWDDLETALITADFGPDITERIVDELREKVERFRTTDPADLQRMLRETLEEHFAAFDTTLKLTERPAVVLVVGVNGVGKTTTIGKFAKFLRGYGRSVVVGAADTFRAAAVDQLATWAERGGASIVRPQHEGQDPASVAFQTIEHAKSTGTEIVIVDTAGRLHTKGGLMDELTKIRRVIEKQAPISEVLLVLDATTGQNGVMQAEAFLEHAGVTGLVITKLDGSAKGGFVLAVQERTGIPVKLLGQGEGIDDLTGFTPHVFVQALIDG; translated from the coding sequence ATGGCGGAGAAGTCCTGGTCCCTCACCCGCGCGCTGCGCGGCATGTTCGTCAAGCCCACGATCGACGAGACGACCTGGGACGACCTGGAGACCGCGCTCATCACCGCCGACTTCGGCCCGGACATCACCGAGCGCATCGTCGACGAGCTCCGCGAGAAGGTCGAGCGGTTCCGCACCACCGATCCCGCCGATCTGCAGCGGATGCTGCGCGAGACGCTCGAGGAGCACTTCGCCGCGTTCGACACCACGCTGAAGCTGACCGAGCGCCCCGCGGTGGTGCTCGTCGTCGGGGTCAACGGCGTCGGGAAGACCACCACGATCGGCAAGTTCGCCAAGTTCCTGCGCGGCTACGGCCGCAGCGTCGTGGTCGGCGCCGCAGACACCTTCCGCGCCGCCGCCGTCGACCAGCTCGCCACCTGGGCCGAGCGCGGCGGAGCGAGCATCGTGCGGCCCCAGCACGAGGGGCAGGATCCGGCGTCGGTCGCCTTCCAGACCATCGAGCACGCCAAGAGCACGGGCACAGAGATCGTGATCGTCGACACGGCAGGGCGGCTGCACACCAAGGGCGGGCTCATGGACGAGCTCACGAAGATCCGGCGCGTGATCGAGAAGCAGGCGCCGATCAGTGAGGTACTGCTCGTGCTCGATGCGACGACGGGGCAGAACGGCGTCATGCAGGCCGAGGCATTCCTCGAGCACGCGGGGGTGACGGGACTCGTCATCACCAAGCTCGACGGATCGGCCAAGGGCGGCTTCGTGCTGGCCGTGCAGGAGCGCACCGGCATCCCCGTCAAACTGCTCGGTCAGGGTGAGGGGATCGACGATCTCACCGGCTTCACGCCCCATGTCTTCGTGCAGGCACTCATCGATGGCTGA
- a CDS encoding DUF2004 domain-containing protein produces MAIEHDFFGLLSSGPDGSIFWSETVEFGDQAVTVDLTAPDQDDVSSAALDIAAALIAGIEDIDRKAREAMLSETDSRTSEVTEFVLQQQEEHGDDLEDLLVDVSGDTAVDITRSLRLMSMTILADEHGGSEPFAVLEYALDPDATDDVLLVNFGSDGGVLSVMSAD; encoded by the coding sequence ATGGCGATCGAACACGACTTCTTCGGACTGCTGTCCTCGGGACCGGACGGGTCGATCTTCTGGTCGGAGACCGTGGAGTTCGGCGACCAGGCGGTGACGGTCGATCTGACCGCCCCCGACCAGGACGACGTGTCCTCTGCCGCGCTCGACATCGCCGCGGCGCTCATCGCCGGGATCGAGGACATCGACCGCAAGGCGCGCGAGGCGATGCTGTCGGAGACCGACTCGCGCACGAGCGAGGTCACCGAGTTCGTGCTGCAGCAGCAGGAGGAGCACGGCGACGACCTCGAAGACCTGCTCGTCGACGTCAGCGGCGACACAGCGGTGGACATCACGCGTTCGCTGCGTCTCATGAGCATGACGATCCTCGCCGACGAGCACGGCGGAAGCGAGCCGTTCGCGGTGCTGGAGTACGCCCTCGACCCCGACGCCACCGACGACGTGCTGCTCGTGAACTTCGGCTCCGACGGCGGCGTGCTCTCGGTCATGAGCGCAGACTGA
- the lipA gene encoding lipoyl synthase produces the protein MSAAPEGRKLLRLEIRNAETPIERKPEWIKTKAKMGPEYQALHSLVKSEDLHTVCQEAGCPNIFECWEDKEATFLIGGSQCTRRCDFCQIDTGKPAEYDTDEPRRVAESVTRMGLRYATVTSVARDDLPDTGAWLNAETVRQIHAQNPNTGVELLANEHNGDPAFLGQIFDARPEVFAHNVETVPRIFKRIRPAFKYERSLNVLTQARDAGLITKSNLILGMGEEPEEVVQALHDLHDAGCDIITITQYLRPTPRHHPVSRWVKPDEFVEFKEEAERIGFLGVLAGPLVRSSYRAGRLWAQSMMSKGRPIPAHLAHIAESVDRGFAQAV, from the coding sequence GTGAGCGCCGCCCCGGAGGGACGCAAGCTGCTGCGGCTCGAGATCCGCAACGCGGAGACGCCCATCGAGCGCAAACCCGAGTGGATCAAGACCAAGGCGAAGATGGGTCCGGAGTACCAGGCGCTGCACTCGCTGGTGAAGTCCGAAGACCTGCACACGGTGTGCCAGGAGGCCGGCTGCCCCAACATCTTCGAGTGCTGGGAGGACAAGGAGGCCACCTTCCTCATCGGCGGCTCGCAGTGCACCCGGCGGTGCGACTTCTGCCAGATCGACACCGGCAAGCCCGCCGAGTACGACACCGACGAGCCGCGGCGCGTGGCCGAGAGCGTGACGCGGATGGGGCTGCGCTACGCCACCGTGACGAGCGTGGCGCGCGACGATCTCCCCGACACAGGGGCGTGGCTGAACGCCGAGACGGTGCGCCAGATCCACGCGCAGAACCCGAACACGGGGGTCGAGCTGCTCGCGAACGAGCACAACGGCGACCCGGCGTTCCTGGGGCAGATCTTCGATGCCCGGCCCGAGGTGTTCGCGCACAACGTCGAGACCGTTCCGCGCATCTTCAAGCGCATCCGTCCGGCATTCAAGTACGAGCGATCACTGAACGTGCTGACCCAGGCACGGGATGCCGGGCTGATCACCAAGTCGAACCTCATCCTCGGCATGGGCGAGGAGCCGGAGGAGGTCGTGCAAGCCCTGCACGACCTGCACGATGCCGGGTGCGACATCATCACGATCACGCAGTACCTGCGACCCACGCCACGGCACCACCCCGTCTCGCGCTGGGTGAAGCCCGACGAGTTCGTCGAGTTCAAGGAGGAGGCCGAGCGCATCGGGTTCCTCGGAGTGCTGGCCGGCCCGCTCGTGCGCTCGTCGTATCGGGCAGGACGCCTGTGGGCGCAGTCGATGATGTCGAAGGGGCGGCCCATTCCGGCTCATCTCGCGCACATCGCCGAGAGCGTCGATCGCGGGTTCGCCCAAGCCGTCTGA
- the lipB gene encoding lipoyl(octanoyl) transferase LipB: MLDIQIAGLSPDLIPYEQGWALQRRVHAEVVAGERPDTLLLLEHEAVYTAGKRTEPQERPQDGTPVIDVDRGGKITWHGPGQLVGYPIVRLTEPMDVVAHVRRIERTLIDVLAPFGVDGYQVEGRSGVWVRRPLSEDKVAAIGVRVQQGVTMHGFAINCDNTLSGFRGIIPCGITDAGVTTVSEASGREVSPADIVDAVAAAFSAVYATEVAA; this comes from the coding sequence ATGCTCGACATCCAGATCGCCGGACTCTCTCCCGATCTCATCCCCTACGAACAGGGCTGGGCGCTGCAGCGCAGGGTCCATGCGGAGGTGGTCGCCGGCGAACGCCCCGACACCCTGCTGCTGCTCGAGCACGAGGCGGTCTACACCGCGGGCAAGCGCACGGAACCGCAGGAGCGTCCTCAGGACGGCACTCCGGTGATCGACGTCGACCGTGGGGGCAAGATCACCTGGCATGGTCCGGGGCAGCTGGTCGGCTACCCCATCGTGCGTCTGACCGAGCCGATGGACGTCGTCGCGCACGTGCGGCGGATCGAACGCACCCTCATCGACGTCCTCGCCCCGTTCGGCGTGGACGGCTACCAGGTGGAGGGGCGCAGCGGCGTGTGGGTGCGACGCCCGCTGTCGGAGGACAAGGTCGCCGCCATCGGCGTGCGGGTGCAGCAGGGCGTGACGATGCACGGCTTCGCGATCAACTGCGACAACACGCTGTCCGGGTTCCGCGGCATCATCCCGTGCGGGATCACGGATGCCGGAGTCACGACGGTGAGCGAGGCGTCGGGGCGCGAGGTCTCCCCCGCCGACATCGTCGACGCCGTTGCTGCGGCGTTCTCGGCCGTCTACGCGACGGAGGTGGCCGCGTGA
- a CDS encoding TetR/AcrR family transcriptional regulator produces MASPARASGHPRSGRPRASSRETLAEAACELFLEQGYEATSIADISQRAGVSRSSFFNYFGSKSDVLWSGLDARIERIQESVGAGMPVADAMGAALSDFVPDALAVALVNARTMGADDELERDAAVRAARVARAVADRARGAGSDALRSEVEGAVVGGALIAALRIWAAEGPGTTSLLEVVTRALDVAGRGTAPAVGADGSARSPFA; encoded by the coding sequence ATGGCCAGCCCTGCACGCGCTTCCGGACACCCGCGTTCCGGGCGTCCGCGTGCGTCGTCGCGCGAGACGCTTGCCGAAGCGGCCTGCGAGCTGTTCCTCGAGCAGGGGTACGAGGCCACCTCGATCGCCGATATCTCCCAACGTGCGGGTGTGAGCCGATCGAGCTTCTTCAACTACTTCGGCTCGAAGAGCGATGTGCTGTGGTCGGGACTGGATGCGCGCATCGAGCGCATCCAGGAGTCGGTGGGAGCCGGGATGCCGGTCGCCGACGCGATGGGGGCCGCCCTTTCCGACTTCGTGCCCGACGCGCTGGCCGTCGCCCTCGTCAACGCACGCACGATGGGCGCCGACGATGAGCTCGAGCGCGATGCCGCGGTGCGCGCCGCGCGCGTGGCGCGTGCGGTGGCCGATCGGGCGCGAGGCGCCGGATCGGATGCGCTGCGCAGTGAGGTCGAAGGCGCGGTCGTGGGTGGTGCCCTGATCGCGGCCCTGCGCATCTGGGCCGCCGAGGGGCCGGGCACCACGTCGCTGCTCGAGGTCGTGACACGCGCTCTGGATGTCGCCGGTCGCGGCACGGCGCCCGCCGTCGGTGCGGACGGATCTGCGAGGAGCCCCTTCGCGTAG
- the ffh gene encoding signal recognition particle protein has protein sequence MATFGTLSDRLTETFRNLRTKGKLSASDVDGTVREIRRALLDADVALEVVKEFTGKVRERALGDEVNKALNPAQQVVQIVNEELIGILGGEQRRLEFAKTPPTVIMLAGLQGSGKTTFAGKLAKQLEKDGHTPLLVAADLQRPNAVNQLQVVAEQAGATIYAPEPGNGIGDPVKVSRDGVEHARRQQHDVVIIDTAGRLGVDAELMKQAADIRKAVDPDEVLFVIDATTGQDAVNVARAFQEGVDFTGVVLSKLDGDARGGAALSVASLTGRPIIFASTGEGLDDLEPFHPDRMASRILDLGDILTLIEQAQQAFDEEEAKKVAEKLATETFTLEDFLEQMQQLKKMGSMKKMLGMLPGMGQMKQQLDDFDEREIDRTEAIIRSMTPGERHNPKVLNGSRRLRIAKGSGMTVTDVNQLVQRFDQAAKMMKTVARGGTPNIPGMGPVPGMGRPGGSSKRKGKKGKGSGSRSGNPAKRAAENAGVAASAPATGSGFGLGGQAAPSESDLAEIQKLFGKG, from the coding sequence ATGGCTACCTTTGGCACGCTTTCCGATCGCCTCACCGAGACCTTCCGCAATCTGCGCACGAAGGGAAAGCTGAGCGCCTCCGACGTCGACGGCACGGTCCGCGAGATCCGTCGGGCGCTGCTCGACGCCGACGTCGCGCTCGAGGTCGTGAAGGAGTTCACCGGGAAGGTGCGCGAACGCGCCCTGGGCGACGAGGTCAACAAGGCGTTGAACCCGGCCCAGCAGGTGGTGCAGATCGTCAACGAGGAGCTCATCGGCATCCTCGGCGGCGAGCAGCGCCGCCTCGAGTTCGCCAAGACGCCGCCGACGGTGATCATGCTCGCGGGCCTGCAGGGCTCCGGCAAGACGACCTTCGCCGGAAAGCTCGCCAAGCAGCTCGAGAAGGACGGGCACACCCCGCTCCTGGTCGCCGCAGACCTCCAGCGCCCGAATGCCGTGAACCAGCTGCAGGTCGTCGCCGAACAGGCCGGTGCGACCATCTACGCGCCCGAGCCGGGCAACGGCATCGGCGATCCGGTCAAGGTCTCCCGCGACGGCGTGGAACACGCCCGCCGTCAGCAGCACGACGTCGTGATCATCGACACGGCCGGCCGGCTCGGCGTCGACGCGGAGCTCATGAAGCAGGCCGCCGACATCCGCAAGGCGGTCGACCCCGACGAGGTGCTCTTCGTCATCGATGCGACCACCGGCCAGGATGCCGTCAATGTCGCCAGGGCATTCCAGGAGGGCGTCGACTTCACCGGGGTCGTGCTGTCCAAGCTCGACGGCGACGCGCGAGGAGGCGCGGCGCTGTCGGTCGCGTCGCTGACCGGTCGGCCCATCATCTTCGCCTCCACCGGCGAGGGCCTCGACGACCTCGAGCCGTTCCACCCCGACCGCATGGCGAGCCGAATCCTCGACCTCGGCGACATCCTCACCCTCATCGAGCAGGCCCAGCAGGCCTTCGACGAGGAGGAGGCCAAGAAGGTCGCGGAGAAGCTCGCGACCGAGACCTTCACGCTGGAGGATTTCCTCGAGCAGATGCAGCAGCTGAAGAAGATGGGCTCGATGAAGAAGATGCTCGGGATGCTCCCGGGCATGGGCCAGATGAAGCAGCAGCTGGACGACTTCGACGAGCGCGAGATCGACCGCACCGAGGCGATCATCCGGTCGATGACGCCGGGGGAGCGGCACAACCCCAAGGTGCTCAACGGCTCGCGGCGTCTGCGCATCGCCAAGGGCTCGGGGATGACCGTCACCGACGTGAACCAGCTCGTCCAGCGCTTCGATCAGGCCGCGAAGATGATGAAGACCGTCGCGCGCGGCGGCACCCCGAACATTCCGGGCATGGGTCCGGTCCCCGGGATGGGCAGGCCGGGCGGATCGTCCAAGCGCAAAGGCAAGAAGGGCAAGGGCTCGGGCTCGCGTTCGGGCAACCCCGCCAAGCGCGCCGCGGAGAACGCGGGAGTCGCCGCGAGCGCACCTGCCACCGGATCGGGCTTCGGTCTGGGCGGACAGGCTGCGCCGAGCGAGAGCGATCTGGCCGAGATCCAGAAGCTCTTCGGCAAGGGCTGA
- the glpK gene encoding glycerol kinase GlpK, which yields MADYVIAIDQGTTSSRAIIFDRKGSIIATGQKEHEQILPKAGWVEHDAAEIWRNVQEVIGLALSRADLTRHDIAAIGITNQRETAVVWDKNTGEPVYNAIVWQDTRTQAIVDRLSEDGGGDRFKPVVGLPLATYFSGTKIAWILENVDGARAKAEAGDLMFGTTDTWVLWNLTGGPEGGVHATDVTNASRTMFMDLETLQWRDDILEAFGVPRSMMPEIRSSSEVYGKAKSSSLLRETPIAGILGDQQAATFGQAAFQKGESKNTYGTGCFLIFNTGEEIVHSKNGLLTTVGYKLGDQPTHYALEGSIAVTGSLIQWLRDQLGIISSAPEVEDLAEKVEDNGGVYIVPAFSGLYAPYWRPDARGAIVGLTRFANKNHFARAALEAVAFQTRDVLDAVNADAGVDLTELKVDGGMVANDALMQFQADILGVPVVRPVVAETTALGAAYAAGLAVGFWSGLDDLSANWQEDARWEPGMDDAERDRQLRLWRKAVTKSMDWVDDDVK from the coding sequence ATGGCTGACTACGTCATCGCCATCGATCAGGGCACGACCTCGAGCCGCGCCATCATCTTCGACCGCAAGGGCAGCATCATCGCCACCGGTCAGAAGGAGCACGAGCAGATCCTGCCGAAGGCGGGCTGGGTCGAGCACGACGCCGCCGAGATCTGGCGCAACGTGCAGGAGGTGATCGGCCTGGCGCTCAGCCGTGCCGACCTCACTAGGCACGACATCGCCGCGATCGGCATCACCAACCAGCGCGAGACCGCGGTGGTGTGGGACAAGAACACCGGAGAGCCCGTCTACAACGCCATCGTGTGGCAGGACACCCGCACGCAGGCGATCGTCGATCGCCTGTCGGAGGACGGCGGCGGAGACCGGTTCAAGCCGGTCGTGGGGCTGCCGCTGGCGACATACTTCTCCGGCACGAAGATCGCCTGGATCCTGGAGAACGTCGACGGCGCCCGCGCCAAGGCCGAGGCCGGCGACCTGATGTTCGGCACGACGGACACCTGGGTGCTGTGGAACCTCACCGGCGGCCCGGAGGGCGGCGTGCACGCCACCGACGTGACCAACGCCTCGCGCACCATGTTCATGGATCTGGAGACGCTCCAGTGGCGCGACGACATCCTCGAGGCGTTCGGCGTGCCGCGCTCGATGATGCCGGAGATCCGCTCGTCCTCGGAGGTGTACGGCAAGGCCAAGAGCTCGTCGCTGCTGCGTGAGACGCCGATCGCCGGCATCCTCGGCGACCAGCAGGCGGCCACCTTCGGTCAGGCGGCGTTCCAGAAGGGCGAGAGCAAGAACACCTACGGCACGGGGTGCTTCCTCATCTTCAACACCGGCGAGGAGATCGTCCACTCCAAGAACGGTCTGCTCACCACGGTGGGGTACAAGCTCGGCGACCAGCCGACGCACTACGCGCTGGAGGGCTCCATCGCCGTCACCGGATCGCTGATCCAGTGGCTGCGCGACCAGCTCGGCATCATCTCCTCCGCCCCCGAGGTGGAGGACCTGGCCGAGAAGGTCGAGGACAACGGCGGCGTGTACATCGTGCCGGCGTTCTCGGGGCTGTACGCGCCGTACTGGCGTCCCGACGCACGCGGTGCGATCGTCGGGCTCACCCGGTTCGCGAACAAGAACCACTTTGCGCGAGCCGCCCTGGAGGCCGTGGCCTTCCAGACCCGCGACGTGCTCGACGCGGTCAACGCGGATGCCGGAGTGGATCTGACCGAGCTCAAGGTCGACGGGGGCATGGTCGCCAATGACGCGCTCATGCAGTTCCAGGCCGACATCCTGGGCGTGCCGGTGGTGCGCCCCGTCGTGGCGGAGACGACCGCCCTGGGCGCCGCGTATGCGGCAGGACTGGCGGTCGGGTTCTGGTCGGGTCTCGACGACCTCTCCGCCAATTGGCAGGAAGACGCTCGCTGGGAGCCCGGCATGGACGACGCCGAGCGCGACCGTCAGCTGCGCCTGTGGCGCAAGGCCGTCACCAAGTCGATGGACTGGGTCGACGACGACGTGAAGTGA